One genomic region from Dermacentor albipictus isolate Rhodes 1998 colony unplaced genomic scaffold, USDA_Dalb.pri_finalv2 scaffold_13, whole genome shotgun sequence encodes:
- the LOC139051614 gene encoding tetraspanin-33-like, translating to MSVELLLKGILFFVNLLYWFFGGTTVLMGVYLFMVKVRILHRYVDLAFDPAVFFIVVGCLVFVIAGLGCVGALRENTRFLCLYGFCLSGIVVAAFFVAVLTVVWPTLGPSNSSLRLENVLRRAIIIYRDDPDMEDLINTLQLSLRCCGITSRGYLDWQRNAYFNCSQWNPSRERCGVPYSCCRDRGSLLNVMCGYGVTDTSKRSPASIERAIYTQGCLQALAALVRENSMLVGLVSAVTVGSLTLGIVGAWLLVKSIAEVRRVIMRQSIATPHARTSCLQSIV from the coding sequence ATGTCCGTAGAGCTGCTGCTTAAGGGAATACTCTTCTTCGTGAACTTGCTGTACTGGTTCTTCGGAGGCACGACCGTGCTAATGGGCGTCTACCTCTTCATGGTGAAGGTGCGCATCCTGCACCGCTACGTCGATCTCGCCTTCGATCCGGCCGTGTTCTTCATCGTCGTCGGCTGCCTCGTCTTCGTCATAGCCGGACTCGGCTGCGTCGGAGCACTGCGCGAGAACACGCGCTTCCTCTGTCTGTACGGCTTCTGCCTGTCTGGTATCGTGGTCGCAGCCTTCTTCGTGGCCGTGCTGACCGTTGTGTGGCCCACGCTGGGCCCGTCCAACAGCTCGCTGCGTCTTGAGAACGTTCTGCGGCGTGCAATAATCATCTACAGGGACGACCCGGACATGGAAGACCTCATCAACACACTCCAGTTGTCTCTGCGCTGCTGTGGCATCACCTCCCGGGGCTACCTGGACTGGCAGCGCAACGCCTACTTCAACTGCTCCCAGTGGAACCCGAGCCGCGAGCGCTGTGGCGTGCCCTATTCCTGCTGCAGGGACCGGGGCAGCTTGCTCAACGTGATGTGCGGCTACGGTGTTACGGACACGTCAAAGAGGTCACCTGCCTCGATCGAGCGCGCGATATACACGCAGGGCTGCTTGCAGGCGTTGGCCGCCTTGGTGAGGGAAAACTCCATGTTGGTCGGCCTCGTGTCGGCGGTAACCGTGGGGTCGCTCACTTTGGGCATCGTTGGCGCCTGGCTCCTCGTGAAATCTATTGCTGAGGTGAGACGAGTCATTATGCGCCAGAGCATAGCTACGCCTCATGCACGAACGTCTTGCCTGCAGTCGATAGTGTGA